A part of Geothrix oryzae genomic DNA contains:
- a CDS encoding TIGR02757 family protein, protein MATSTASMKARLDGLCARYDTAGALEKDPLSLPLTYDGPLDREVAAFVAAHLAYGRVDPMIRAVRTALAPLGPRPAAWLRDCSEPTARKELSRALASWVWRFHTGADLTAWLLAWKRLDAESGAGLESHLVPAPGEAPDEALSRLVQRLRTDLPASYGARFSLPDPREGAACKRWRMFLRWMVRSGWPDLGLWTRLSAHQLIIPLDTHVARVSRFIGLTRRATPDGKMALEITEALRRLDPADPLRYDFALSHLGIMGDCPGIRSLPSCAPCPLVAVCRAGKR, encoded by the coding sequence ATGGCAACCTCGACCGCTTCGATGAAGGCCCGGCTGGATGGGCTCTGCGCCCGCTACGACACGGCCGGGGCCCTGGAGAAGGACCCCCTGAGCCTCCCGCTCACCTACGACGGCCCCCTGGACCGGGAGGTCGCCGCCTTCGTGGCCGCCCACCTGGCCTATGGGCGGGTCGACCCCATGATCCGGGCGGTGCGGACCGCCCTGGCCCCCCTGGGCCCGCGGCCCGCGGCTTGGCTCCGGGACTGCTCCGAACCGACCGCCCGGAAGGAGTTGAGCCGGGCCCTGGCCTCCTGGGTCTGGCGCTTCCACACCGGCGCCGACCTCACGGCCTGGCTGCTGGCCTGGAAGCGGCTCGACGCGGAGAGCGGGGCCGGCCTCGAATCCCACCTGGTTCCGGCCCCCGGGGAGGCGCCCGACGAGGCCCTCTCCCGGCTGGTGCAGCGGCTCCGGACCGACCTCCCGGCCTCCTACGGCGCCCGCTTCTCCCTGCCCGATCCCCGCGAAGGTGCCGCCTGCAAGCGGTGGCGCATGTTCCTCCGCTGGATGGTGCGCTCGGGCTGGCCCGACCTCGGCCTCTGGACCCGCCTTTCCGCCCATCAGCTGATCATCCCGCTGGATACCCATGTGGCGCGGGTCTCGCGCTTCATCGGGCTCACCCGCCGCGCCACGCCCGACGGGAAGATGGCCCTTGAGATCACCGAGGCCCTGCGCCGCCTGGATCCGGCCGATCCCCTGCGCTACGACTTCGCCCTCAGCCACCTGGGCATCATGGGCGATTGCCCCGGGATCCGCAGCCTGCCGTCCTGTGCCCCCTGCCCCCTCGTGGCGGTATGCAGGGCCGGCAAGCGTTGA